One genomic segment of Longimicrobium sp. includes these proteins:
- a CDS encoding amidohydrolase family protein gives MPCALIPALALALAACAPPESPDTTVTAFVGVTVVPMDTERLLADQTVVVRGERIVEVGPARSVRIPEGARRVDGRGKWLMPGLAEMHGHVPPPSAPPAYTEHVLFLYLANGITTVRGMLGAPGQLELRRRAAAGEIASPTLYLAGPSFNGQSVSSPEQAISMVRAQKAEGWDLLKVHPGLTRPEYDAMARTARELGIRFGGHVPEEVGLMHAIEMGQETFDHIDGYVEALDGEEGPVDDARLAEVVRRTREAGAWVVPTMALWEVLYNTADLDSLRAYPELRYVPRQQVEAWISAFRQRAASPQFDAAASRNVIANRLRILGALHRGGARILMGTDAPQQFSVPGFSLHRELRRMSAAGMSPFAILASGTRSVGEYFRGQDRFGTVAAGQRADLLLLDANPLADVANVSRIAGVMARGRWLPRAEIDAGLERIAAAYR, from the coding sequence ATGCCCTGCGCCCTGATCCCCGCGCTCGCGCTCGCCCTGGCGGCGTGCGCGCCGCCCGAATCTCCCGACACCACCGTCACGGCGTTCGTGGGCGTCACCGTCGTGCCGATGGACACCGAGCGGCTCCTCGCCGACCAGACGGTGGTGGTGCGCGGCGAGCGCATCGTGGAGGTGGGGCCCGCGCGGTCGGTGCGCATCCCCGAAGGCGCGCGGCGGGTGGACGGCCGCGGGAAGTGGCTGATGCCCGGGCTGGCGGAGATGCACGGCCACGTGCCCCCGCCCAGCGCGCCGCCGGCGTACACGGAGCACGTGCTCTTCCTCTACCTGGCGAACGGGATCACCACGGTGCGCGGGATGCTGGGCGCGCCGGGACAGCTGGAGCTGCGCCGCCGCGCGGCCGCGGGGGAGATCGCGTCGCCCACGCTGTACCTGGCCGGGCCCAGCTTCAACGGCCAGTCGGTGAGCTCGCCCGAGCAGGCCATCTCCATGGTGCGCGCGCAGAAGGCGGAGGGGTGGGACCTGCTGAAGGTGCACCCCGGCCTCACCCGGCCGGAGTACGACGCCATGGCGCGCACCGCGCGCGAGCTGGGGATCCGCTTCGGCGGCCACGTGCCCGAAGAGGTGGGGCTGATGCACGCCATCGAGATGGGGCAGGAGACCTTCGACCACATCGACGGCTACGTGGAGGCGCTGGACGGCGAGGAGGGGCCCGTGGACGACGCGCGGCTGGCGGAGGTGGTGCGCCGCACGCGCGAGGCGGGGGCGTGGGTGGTGCCGACGATGGCGCTGTGGGAGGTGCTGTACAACACGGCCGACCTGGACTCGCTGCGGGCCTATCCCGAGCTGCGCTACGTGCCGCGGCAGCAGGTGGAGGCGTGGATCAGCGCCTTCCGCCAGCGCGCCGCCAGCCCGCAATTCGATGCCGCCGCGAGCCGCAACGTGATCGCCAACCGCCTGCGCATCCTGGGCGCGCTGCACCGCGGCGGCGCCCGCATCCTGATGGGGACCGACGCGCCGCAGCAGTTCAGCGTCCCCGGCTTCTCGCTGCACCGCGAGCTGCGCCGCATGTCGGCGGCGGGGATGAGCCCGTTCGCCATCCTCGCCTCGGGCACGCGCAGCGTGGGCGAGTACTTCCGCGGCCAGGACCGCTTCGGCACGGTCGCCGCCGGCCAGCGCGCCGACCTGCTGCTGCTGGACGCCAATCCGCTGGCCGACGTGGCGAACGTCTCCCGCATCGCTGGGGTGATGGCGCGCGGCCGCTGGCTCCCGCGCGCGGAGATCGACGCGGGCCTGGAGCGCATCGCCGCCGCCTATCGGTAG